One region of Chryseobacterium sp. C-71 genomic DNA includes:
- a CDS encoding aspartate kinase: MKIFKFGGASVKDAESVKNVSMVLSSQGFEKCLLVISAMGKTTNELEKVVEMYFKKDNYQTEIENIKQKHIEIAKGLFSDDHAAFEEINLFFDDIVSFLRRNKSPNYNFVYDQVVSCGEMISTKIVSEYLNDIQFTNQWLDARDFIKTDDSYRDGNVNWQKTEEFISNLNSNICYVTQGFIGSDDNNFTVTLGREGSDYSAAIFAYCLDATAMTIWKDVPGVMTGDPRIFKDVTLLSNISYEEAIEMAYFGASVIHPKTLQPLQQKNIPFYVKSFVDPTKEGTKVGASDKNQSEESYILKSDQTLLKISTRDFSFIAEDHMSLIFNNLAKHKIKVSLMQNSAISLALCLEDKFLKIEELNNELQKIFKTEVIKNVSLFTVRNAKMENINKFYQEKSVLLEQISKNTLQMVTL; the protein is encoded by the coding sequence ATGAAAATTTTCAAGTTTGGTGGCGCATCTGTGAAAGACGCTGAAAGTGTAAAAAATGTATCAATGGTTCTTAGCAGCCAGGGTTTTGAAAAATGTCTATTGGTAATTTCAGCGATGGGTAAAACCACGAATGAGCTGGAAAAGGTGGTAGAAATGTATTTCAAAAAAGACAACTATCAAACTGAAATTGAGAATATAAAACAGAAACACATCGAAATAGCCAAGGGGCTTTTCTCAGACGACCATGCAGCTTTTGAAGAAATAAACTTGTTTTTTGACGACATTGTTTCATTTTTAAGAAGAAATAAATCTCCTAACTATAATTTTGTGTACGATCAGGTTGTAAGCTGTGGAGAAATGATATCTACCAAAATTGTAAGCGAATATCTTAATGATATACAGTTTACCAACCAATGGCTTGATGCAAGAGACTTTATAAAAACAGACGACTCTTACAGAGATGGTAATGTGAATTGGCAAAAAACTGAAGAATTCATATCGAATTTAAATTCTAACATTTGCTATGTAACTCAAGGTTTCATTGGTTCTGATGACAATAATTTCACTGTAACTTTGGGAAGAGAAGGCTCAGATTATTCTGCTGCAATTTTCGCATATTGTCTTGATGCAACAGCGATGACGATTTGGAAAGACGTTCCTGGAGTAATGACGGGTGATCCAAGAATTTTTAAAGACGTTACGCTTTTATCTAATATATCTTATGAAGAGGCAATAGAAATGGCCTATTTTGGCGCAAGCGTTATTCACCCGAAAACTTTACAACCACTTCAGCAAAAAAATATTCCTTTCTATGTGAAATCTTTTGTAGACCCTACAAAAGAAGGAACCAAAGTAGGTGCTTCTGACAAAAATCAAAGTGAAGAGTCTTATATTTTAAAAAGTGATCAAACTTTGCTTAAAATTTCAACAAGAGATTTCTCATTCATTGCAGAAGACCACATGAGCTTGATTTTCAACAATTTAGCTAAACATAAAATCAAAGTCTCTTTGATGCAGAATTCTGCAATTTCATTGGCGTTATGCCTTGAAGATAAATTCCTTAAAATTGAGGAGCTGAATAATGAACTTCAGAAAATTTTCAAAACCGAAGTTATAAAAAATGTATCTTTATTTACGGTAAGAAATGCAAAAATGGAGAACATCAACAAATTTTACCAAGAAAAAAGTGTATTATTGGAACAGATTTCAAAAAACACACTTCAAATGGTAACATTGTAA